One Anguilla rostrata isolate EN2019 chromosome 15, ASM1855537v3, whole genome shotgun sequence genomic window carries:
- the ranbp2 gene encoding E3 SUMO-protein ligase RanBP2 isoform X4 — protein MRRSKADVDRYISSVQSASPSLKEKPIKGFLFAKLYFEAKEYELAKRYVSAYLTVHERDPKAHKFLGQLYEREGDIDKAVGCYKRSVNLNPAQNDLVLKVAELLCSKPELDNSAQFWVEKAAKLLPGSPAVYNLKEKLLSSQGQQGWNQLFDLLQSELQLRPGNAHINVKLVHLYCSDGRLEEAVGHCLAVEKKGALRGSLDWYSTLVRTLQEYLAQPSTLSNEKVWRKLQKELLLAHCSLLRLSLSEQSVQQCVEALQSFDYVMQTTAKLTTSTTDELSEAFTEMRGHLYLHAGSLLLKMAHVKEQQWRAVTDLAALCYLLAYQVPKPKSRPSKGAQATQQLVESLACDRQSQAGHMLLNLSQEDDGFVKQVVEAFGNRSGQGSLFEMLFGAQAPAGPSFIGNDDIRSMGTDIPGIGDLAKWDSGAVVLYGGDLQQLAWLGLQWALMGQTPALRAWLKQLFPRLTLETSKLDTNTPESISLLDLEVFLSGVVFCSQAQLQETQKITASSQLHEVRCLPLQVIKLLSNERQRDWWNAVYSLIHNKSPPGMSAKLRITVQHGLGTLRAGEKHGLQPALAIHWAQHLSETGNGVNSYYDQKEYIGRSVHYWKVVLTLLEKIKKRRSIPEPLDPLFMHFRSKDIQISEVKSYEEEAEIAFAILLDIEGRTEEAIAALENINSISSCWHLAQIFQRLSEEAGNGVEENQDRCITFLRKFRKYLSKIHNANAAEIDKLPISMEEVMDMLNDVNQQLAACGEDMDEEEDGQPTSPSQLAEPGASASRIKFSTPSPTKSVLSPSKRHIFSPKTPPHWAEDQKSILKMLCQQVEALTNEVHDLRHNSSGATASPHHRMYGEGFAAEGLQEPFPAAQSFHGAPLTVATTGPSGPVYYNPSPAYNSSTQYLLRTTANVTPTKPHVYAYQQPTHTPPLQTNPGCMYPQDQVYGAPLRFESPATGLISPYSEEYYSHSVPQPSTNPTLPEPGYFTKPTAVPVQPPKSNEAKPVEFGKISFGQQIPVESPNVPSFGAGVLGQSTPAAAFKFNSNFKSNDGDFTFPSMQVKNSESLLGLLTSDLPTRNEAQIGQKVPTQDQAPASQGGVFNFGTKNTAGFSFVDAAQSQSKPGLFGKTDQSFSFSDRAKAVFGVANCEEQEEKGESDNESTRVEEDEDGPHFEPIVPLPDKVDVITGEEEEEEMFCNRAKLFRFETETKEWKERGIGSIKILRHRTSGKVRLLMRREQVLKICANHYITADMVLKPNAGSDKSWVWYAIDYADEMPKPEQLAIRFKTADEAALFKAKFEEAQKAVPKSPQKQEQPVEKAVPPKASSPQAASKELDFGAVFAKKEGEWDCSVCCIRNTPTAVQCVACQNPNPAAESQPDGRFAATMPAATVPAAGTFTFGFGKEISKDTSSASNTQPFGSFAQIPTTFKFGTSDASSKPIGFGTQFEKKPGQWDCDTCAVRNEASASHCVSCQTPNPSSKSIVDPAVNKPSTVSFGAGFGSQFAKKEGQWDCDTCLVRNDASAAKCVSCQSPRKIQMPSQGELAAMFGKKEGQWDCDTCLVRNDGSSSACLSCQTPNPNTKVANTSTKNAAPSSSSAFSFSFGSQNASNAPAATGFKANFNAGTTFKFGQGEDKSSPASFKFELPPSQVESKPSTSGGFSFSMPMPTGAFKFGTQEPVKLTAPAESQPDEGSASLFLKNIAEQHREKEKNAAEDAGPSVEITEQDENPLFSGKPNTFSFADLANSSQGDFQFGQNDPNFEGFSRAGEQLFASLQPSKKLDTSQDQDDEDMYKTEENDDIQFEPVVPMPDKVDLVTGEEDEEAMYSQRVKLFRFDADTSQWKERGVGNLKFLKNSKNGKLRVLMRREQVLKVCANHLITTTMNLKPLSGSDRAWMWLANDFSDGDAKLEQLAAKFKTQELAEEFKQKFEECQRLLLDIPLQTPHKLVDTGRTAHLIQKAEEMKSGLKDLKSFLTDDKAKVKEQDSQASGTTANSTSGLMIKPHSESAGITLEWDNYDLQEDALDDTADTSVYASPLASSPEVRKNLFRFGESTTGFNFSFKPIMSPSKSPAKLNQSRVSVGTDDESKTTQEEERNGRYFEPVVPLPDLVEISTGEENEQVVFSHRAKLYRYDKELSQWKERGIGDIKILQNYDTKQVRLVMRRDQVLKLCANHWITSSMKLEPMKGAEKAWIWSAFDFTEGEGKVEQLAVRFKLQEVANTFREVFEAAKSAQDLQEDALDDTADTSVYASPLASSPEVRKNLFRFGESTTGFNFSFQPIISPSKSPAKLNQSRVSVGTDDESETTQEEERDGQYFEPVVPLPDLVEISTGEENEQVVFSHRAKLYRYDKELSQWKERGIGDIKILQNYDTKRVRLVMRRDQVLKLCANHWIASSMKLEPMKGAEKAWIWSAFDFTEGEGKVEQLAVRFKQQEVANTFREVFEAAKSAQETKTELTPVSPRECTPLKMTCGQAAVAVLEETTKERTDLPPQSCHATDSSTSPAAAHSPQNPSKAIVSPPKFVFGTDSLQKIFGSPPSSHELMPSSKTSSKEKAPSVPSAGSKSPESASASQPSIVTPTPAMPTFKVPTRGLDFRLFKDNPMAFWTCTSSTQFEPQAASEVVGEKADDTAKLEGAAEQVDSEDLQVVFVREPTAEQEQLARELQLPPTFFCYQNEPGYFSDDSQDDEDFETAVRKLNGKLYPDPPEEETGGLETVTQETGSPETVTQETGAPETVSQETVTPEPGAPETVTQETVTPEPGAPGTVTPEPGAVETVTQETVTPEPGAPETVTQETVTPEPGAPGTVTPEPGAVETVTQETVTPEPGAPETVTQETVTPEPGAPGTVTPEPGAVETVTQEIVTLETVTLEPGALETVTLETDAPETVTQVTGAMETVTQETGAPETVTQEAEGHEASPAAPPAGERDAECVLVWEKKPTPEEAERAERLQLPPTFFCGAGSDEGERDEPRDFETEKRKVREDMKMRTEKSEVADPIVSSSSDAPAAEEQVTPHPDSSSEATPVTTSVAQDSAPIDLSTKKGPEPEPDSTSQDPPASFGFTGFSEVKEFSFADLAKSGNDFAFGKQDANFSWANAGATVFGAAPVTQNEGDEEGSDEEEAVGCTAIHFEPIVSLPGVETKSGEEDEEILFKERTRLYRWDRTLNQWKERGVGDIKILYHPQKRFYRVLMRRDQVFKVCANHTITQGMELMPMNTSNNALVWTATDYAEGSAQVEQLAAKFKTEELAGCFRRKFEECLSRMAQSDFSQLSRVLEHSREGNPIVFFCVAADGEPLGKITMELFSHIVPKTAENFRSLCTGERGLCFRSSIFHRIIPDFMCQGGDITKQDGSGGISIFGDKFEDENFDVKHTGPGLLSMANRGRDTNNSQFFITMKKAEHLDFKHVAFGFVKDGMDVVKLMGELGTKNGQPSKKIVVTDCGQLQ, from the exons CGCTCTGTGAACTTGAACCCCGCCCAGAACGACCTGGTCCTGAAGGTAGCTGAGCTTCTGTGCAGCAAGCCGGAGCTCGACAACAGCGCGCAGTTCTGGGTGGAGAAGGCAGCCAAGCTTCTTCCAGGAAGCCCTGCAGTCTACAACCTGAAG GAGAAGCTGCTGAGCTCACAGGGCCAGCAGGGCTGGAACCAGCTGTTTGACCTGCTGCAGTCAGAGCTGCAGCTGCGCCCGGGCAACGCCCACATCAACGTCAAACTGGTGCACCTGTATTGCTCCGATGGGCGGCTGGAGGAGGCCGTCGGCCACTGCCTGGCCGTGGAGAAGAAGGGGGCCCTGCGGGGCAGCCTGGACTGGTACTCCACCCTCGTGCGCACGCTCCAG gagtaCCTGGCCCAGCCCAGCACGCTGTCCAATGAGAAGGTGTGGCGGAAGCTGCAGAAGGAGCTGCTGCTAGCCCACTGCAGCCTGCTGAGGCTCAGCCTGTCTGAGCAGagtgtgcagcagtgtgtggagGCCCTGCAGAG CTTTGACTACGTCATGCAGACGACCGCGAAGCTCACCACCAGCACGACGGACGAGCTGTCGGAGGCCTTCACGGAGATGAGGGGTCACCTTTACCTGCACGCAGGGTCGCTGCTGCTCAAGATGGCCCATGTCAAGGAGCAGCAGTGGAGGGCTGTGACTGACCTCGCAGCCCTCTGTTACCTCTTAGCCTATCAG GTACCCAAACCAAAGAGCAGGCCCTCGAAGGGGGCGCAGGCCACGCAGCAGCTGGTGGAGTCCCTGGCCTGTGATCGGCAGAGCCAGGCAGGCCACATGCTGCTGAACCTGAGCCAGGAGGACGACGGCTTCGTGAAGCAGGTGGTGGAGGCGTTTGGGAACCGCAGCGGGCAGGGCAGCCTGTTCGAGATGCTCTTCGGGGCCCAGGCCCCCGCTGGCCCCTCCTTCATCGGCAACGACGACATCCGCAGCATGGGCACGGACATTCCGGGCATCGGCGATCTCGCCAAGTGGGACAGCG GGGCGGTTGTGCTATACGGAGgtgacctgcagcagctggcCTGGTTGGGCCTGCAGTGGGCGCTCATGGGCCAGACACCTGCCCTCAGGGCCTGGCTGAAGCAGCTGTTCCCCCGGCTCACGCTGGAGACCTCCAAACTGGACACCAACACCCCCGAATCCATCAGCCTGCTCGACCTGGAG gtctTCCTCAGCGGGGTTGTGTTCTGCAGTCAGGCCCAGCTGCAGGAGACGCAGAAGATCACAGCCAGCTCCCAGCTGCACGAGGTCCGGTGCCTGCCCCTGCAGGTCATCAAGCTGCTGTccaatgagagacagagggactgGTGGAACGCCGTCTACAGCCTCATCCATAACAAGTCTCC GCCGGGCATGTCGGCTAAGTTGAGGATCACGGTCCAGCATGGTCTTGGCACCCTGAGGGCTGGGGAAAAGCATGGCCTGCAGCCAGCGCTAGCCATACACTGGGCCCAACACCTCAGCGAAACG GGTAACGGAGTCAACTCTTATTACGACCAGAAAGAATACATCGGGCGCAGTGTGCACTACTGGAAGGTTGTGTTGACACTCCTGGAAAAGATTAAGAAACGGCGGAGCATTCCGGAACCTCTTGATCCCTTGTTCATGCACTTTCGTAGTAAAGACATTCAG ATATCTGAAGTGAAGAGCTATGAAGAGGAAGCAGAGATCGCTTTTGCCATACTCCTGGATATTGAAGGCAGAACAGAGGAGGCGATTGCAGCGCTAGAAAACATAAACAGCATTTCCTCCTGTTGGCATCTTGCGCAG ATATTTCAGAGGCTTTCTGAAGAAGCAGGGAACGGTGTTGAAGAGAATCAAGACCGGTGCATCACATTCCTACGAAAGTTCAGAAAGTACCTGTCAAAAATTCACAACGCCAATGCTGCTGAGATTGATAAG TTACCTATATCCATGGAGGAGGTGATGGATATGCTGAATGATGTCAACCAGCAACTTGCTGCATGTGGAGAGGACatggatgaggaagaggatggtcAACCTACAAGCCCCAGTCAGCTCGCAGAGCCTGGTGCCTCTGCTTCTCGCATCAAATTCTCCACCCCATCTCCAACCAAGAGTGTGCTGTCTCCTTCAAAAAGACACATT TTTTCTCCCAAGACCCCTCCTCATTGGGCTGAGGACCAAAAGTCTATTCTAAAAATGCTGTGTCAACAAGTGGAGGCCCTCACG AACGAGGTGCATGACCTGAGGCACAACTCCTCTGGGGCCAcagcctccccccaccaccGGATGTACGGAGAGGGGTTCGCAGCTGAGGGCCTCCAGGAGCCGTTTCCAGCTGCCCAGAGCTTCCATGGAGCGCCCCTCACAG TGGCTACTACAGGACCATCGGGACCTGTGTATTACAACCCCTCACCTGCCTACAACTCGTCAACTCAGTATCTTCTTCGCACAACTGCAAATGTCACTCCAACAAAG CCGCATGTGTATGCCTACCAGCAGCCTACGCACACACCGCCCCTGCAGACAAACCCAGGATGCATGTACCCCCAAGACCAGGTTTATGGCGCTCCCCTGCGCTTTGAGTCGCCTGCAACTGGCCTGATCTCTCCATACAGTGAGGAATACTACAGCCACAGTGTTCCTCAACCCTCTACCAACCCCACTCTGCCAGAGCCAGGCTATTTCACCAAACCCACTGCTGTCCCTGTGCAACCACCGAAGAGCAATGAGGCTAAGCCTGTAGAGTTTGGGAAAATCAGCTTTGGCCAGCAGATTCCTGTTGAGTCCCCTAATGTACCCAGCTTCGGAGCCGGCGTTCTTGGCCAGTCCACACCGGCTGCTGCCTTCAAGTTCAACTCGAATTTCAAATCTAACGATGGGGATTTCACCTTCCCCTCCATGCAGGTTAAAAACAGTGAGAGCCTGCTGGGGCTTCTGACGTCTGACTTACCAACCAGAAATGAAGCACAAATTGGGCAGAAGGTGCCCACTCAAGACCAGGCTCCTGCTTCCCAGGGTGGAGTCTTTAACTTTGGAACTAAAAACACAGCTGGTTTCTCCTTTGTTGATGCTGCACAGAGCCAGAGCAAACCGGGCTTGTTTGGGAAAACAGACCAGTCGTTCAGTTTCTCGGACAGGGCCAAAGCTGTGTTTGGCGTGGCGAACTgcgaggagcaggaggagaaagGTGAAAGCGACAATGAGAGCACTCGTGTTGAGGAGGACGAAGATGGCCCCCATTTTGAGCCCATTGTGCCTCTCCCTGATAAAGTGGATGTTATAactggagaagaggaagaggaggagatgtTCTGCAACAGGGCTAAGCTCTTCCGCTTTGAAACCGAAACCAAAGAGTGGAAGGAGAGGGGTATTGGTAGCATCAAAATCCTCAGGCACAGAACATCGGGCAAGGTCCGACTGTTGATGAGGAGGGAACAGGTTCTGAAAATCTGTGCCAATCACTACATCACTGCAGATATGGTTCTGAAACCAAATGCTGGCTCGGATAAGTCTTGGGTGTGGTATGCTATTGACTATGCAGATGAAATGCCCAAACCTGAGCAGCTGGCTATCCGTTTTAAAACGGCAGATGAGGCAGCCCTGTTCAAAGCGAAGTTTGAAGAGGCACAGAAGGCAGTACCGAAGTCTCCACAGAAGCAAGAACAACCAGTAGAAAAAGCGGTTCCTCCAAAAGCCTCATCTCCTCAGGCAGCAAGCAAAGAATTAGACTTTGGAGCCGTATTTGCTAAGAAGGAAGGTGAAtgggactgcagtgtgtgctgtataaGAAACACGCCCACAGCTGTGCAGTGCGTTGCTTGTCAGAACCCCAACCCTGCTGCTGAATCTCAACCAGATGGAAGATTTGCAGCTACGATGCCTGCAGCTACGGTGCCTGCAGCAGGGACTTTCACATTCGGGTTTGGTAAAGAAATATCAAAAGACACCAGCTCTGCTTCCAACACACAGCCTTTTGGATCATTTGCTCAAATACCGACTACTTTTAAGTTTGGCACTAGTGATGCTTCTTCAAAACCTATAGGCTTTGGCACTCAGTTTGAGAAGAAGCCTGGCCAATGGGACTGCGATACTTGTGCTGTAAGAAATGAGGCATCCGCAAGTCATTGTGTCTCATGTCAGACTCCTAACCCATCAAGTAAATCAATAGTTGATCCAGCAGTAAATAAACCCTCCACAGTTTCATTTGGTGCTGGGTTTGGTAGTCAGTTTGCCAAAAAGGAAGGGCAATGGGACTGCGATACCTGTTTAGTTAGAAATGATGCTTCAGctgcaaaatgtgtttcttgccAGAGTCCTAGGAAAATCCAGATGCCCTCTCAGGGTGAGTTGGCGGCTATGTTTGGAAAGAAAGAGGGGCAGTGGGATTGTGATACCTGTCTGGTTAGAAATGATGGATCCTCAAGTGCTTGTCTCTCCTGCCAGACACCAAATCCTAATACAAAAGTTGCAAATACAAGTACAAAAAATGCAGCACCATCATCAAGCTCTGccttcagtttcagttttggGAGCCAGAATGCATCAAATGCACCTGCAGCCACAGGGTTTAAAGCTAATTTTAACGCTGGCACCACATTCAAATTTGGCCAGGGTGAAGATAAGAGCTCCCCAGCATCGTTCAAGTTTGAGCTCCCTCCGTCTCAGGTGGAGAGCAAGCCTTCCACTAGTGGAGGTTTCTCTTTCTCAATGCCGATGCCTACAGGCGCATTTAAGTTTGGCACTCAGGAACCTGTGAAGCTAACCGCTCCGGCTGAGAGTCAACCTGATGAAGGTTCGGCCTCCCTATTCCTGAAAAACATTGCAGAGCAGCAccgagaaaaagagaaaaatgcagCCGAGGATGCAGGTCCATCAGTGGAGATTACTGAGCAAGATGAAAACCCTCTCTTTTCTGGCAAACCCAACACTTTTAGCTTTGCAGACCTGGCTAACTCTTCCCAGGGTGACTTCCAGTTTGGACAGAATGATCCAAACTTTGAAGGCTTCTCACGAGCTGGTGAGCAGCTCTTTGCCTCGCTCCAGCCTAGCAAAAAACTTGACACCTCTCAAGACCAGGACGATGAAGATATGTACAAAACGGAGGAGAATGATGACATCCAGTTTGAACCAGTGGTTCCGATGCCTGACAAGGTTGACCTTGTGACaggggaggaggatgaggaggctATGTATTCACAACGAGTCAAGCTCTTCAGATTTGATGCAGACACTAGTCAGTGGAAGGAAAGAGGTGTTGGAAATCTCAAGTTTCTGAAGAACAGCAAAAATGGAAAGCTGAGAGTGCTGATGAGGAGAGAACAGGTTTTGAAGGTGTGCGCTAACCACTTGATCACGACAACTATGAATCTGAAGCCCCTCTCTGGATCAGATAGAGCTTGGATGTGGCTTGCTAATGATTTCTCAGATGGTGATGCCAAGTTGGAACAGCTTGCTGCTAAGTTTAAAACGCAAGAATTAGCCGAAGAATTCAAACAGAAATTTGAGGAATGTCAGAGGCTCCTCTTGGATATACCTTTGCAAACCCCTCATAAGCTGGTTGACACTGGAAGAACAGCACATCTCATTCAGAAAGCAGAGGAGATGAAGTCTGGCTTAAAGGACCTTAAATCCTTCTTGACTGACGACAAAGCAAAGGTTAAGGAGCAGGACAGCCAAGCCAGTGGCACAACTGCTAACAGTACTTCTGGCTTGATGATTAAGCCCCACTCTGAGAGCGCTGGTATTACCCTTGAGTGGGACAACTATGACTTGCAAGAGGATGCCTTGGATGACACGGCAGATACTTCTGTGTATGCTTCCCCATTAGCTAGTAGTCCAGAAGTTAGAAAGAATTTGTTTCGATTTGGAGAATCCACCACTGGCTTCAACTTCAGCTTCAAACCTATCATGAGCCCCTCTAAATCTCCTGCCAAACTTAACCAAAGCAGAGTTTCTGTTGGCACAGATGACGAATCGAAAACAACCCAGGAAGAAGAAAGGAATGGTCGGTATTTTGAGCCCGTTGTGCCCTTGCCTGACTTAGTGGAAATATCAACTGGTGAGGAAAATGAGCAAGTAGTGTTCAGTCATAGAGCCAAGCTGTACCGTTACGATAAAGAATTGAGTCAGTGGAAGGAGAGGGGCATTGGTGACATCAAGATCCTGCAAAACTATGACACCAAACAAGTGCGGCTTGTCATGCGGCGGGACCAGGTGCTCAAGCTTTGTGCTAACCACTGGATCACCTCCAGCATGAAGCTGGAACCCATGAAAGGGGCAGAGAAAGCTTGGATCTGGAGTGCCTTCGACTTCACGGAAGGTGAAGGGAAAGTTGAGCAGCTTGCAGTCCGCTTTAAGCTGCAGGAGGTGGCTAACACCTTCAGAGAAGTCTTTGAGGCGGCTAAGAGTGCGCAGGACTTGCAAGAGGATGCCTTGGATGACACGGCAGATACTTCTGTGTATGCTTCCCCATTAGCTAGTAGTCCAGAAGTTAGAAAGAATTTGTTTCGATTTGGAGAATCCACCACTGGCTTCAACTTCAGCTTCCAACCTATCATCAGCCCCTCTAAATCTCCTGCAAAACTTAACCAAAGCAGAGTTTCTGTTGGAACAGATGACGAATCGGAAACAACCCAGGAAGAAGAAAGGGATGGTCAGTATTTTGAGCCCGTTGTGCCCTTGCCTGACTTAGTGGAAATATCAACTGGTGAGGAAAATGAGCAAGTAGTGTTCAGTCATAGAGCCAAGCTGTACCGTTACGATAAAGAATTGAGTCAGTGGAAGGAGAGGGGCATTGGTGACATCAAGATCCTGCAAAACTATGACACCAAACGAGTGCGGCTTGTCATGCGGCGGGACCAGGTGCTCAAGCTTTGTGCTAACCACTGGATCGCCTCCAGCATGAAGCTGGAACCCATGAAAGGGGCAGAGAAAGCTTGGATCTGGAGTGCCTTCGACTTCACGGAAGGTGAAGGGAAAGTTGAGCAGCTTGCAGTCCGCTTTAAGCAGCAGGAGGTGGCTAACACCTTCAGAGAAGTCTTTGAGGCGGCTAAGAGTGCGCAGGAAACTAAGACTGAGCTTACGCCTGTATCACCCAGAGAGTGTACTCCGCTCAAGATGACCTGTGGTCAGGCTGCAGTAGCTGTGTTGGAGGAGACCACCAAAGAGCGAACGGATCTTCCTCCTCAGAGTTGCCATGCCACGGATAGTTCAACCTCCCCGGCTGCAGCACACAGTCCACAGAACCCCTCAAAAGCCATTGTCTCTCCACCGAAGTTTGTCTTTGGCACTGATTCTCTCCAGAAAATCTTTGGAAGCCCTCCATCTTCCCATGAGTTGATGCCCAGCAGCAAGACGAGCTCTAAAGAGAAAGCACCAAGTGTCCCTTCTGCAGGCTCCAAATCTCCAGAGAGTGCTTCTGCCAGTCAGCCCTCCATTGTAACTCCGACTCCAGCAATGCCCACATTCAAAGTCCCGACTAGAG gatTGGATTTTAGGCTTTTCAAAGATAACCCAATGGCTTTTTGGACCTGCACATCATCCACCCAATTTGAACCCCAAG CTGCCTCTGAGGTAGTGGGAGAAAAGGCGGATGATACGGCGAAGCTGGAAGGGGCTGCTGAGCAGGTGGACTCTGAGGATCTGCAGGTGGTGTTCGTGCGGGAGCCCACTGCAGAACAAGAACAGCTGGCCCGTGAACTCCAGCTGCCTCCTACCTTCTTCTGTTACCAGAACGAGCCCGGCTACTTCAGCGATGACTCTCAGGATG ATGAAGACTTTGAGACAGCAGTGAGAAAGCTAAATGGGAAGCTGTATCCTGATCCTCCTGAGGAGGAGACCGGTGGGCTGGAGACCGTAACCCAGGAGACGGGCTCTCCAGAGACTGTAACCCAGGAGACTGGCGCCCCAGAGACAGTGTCCCAGGAGACAGTGACCCCGGAGCCTGGCGCCCCAGAGACAGTCACCCAGGAGACAGTGACCCCGGAGCCTGGCGCCCCAGGGACAGTGACCCCGGAGCCTGGTGCCGTGGAGACAGTCACCCAGGAGACAGTGACCCCAGAGCCTGGCGCCCCAGAGACAGTCACCCAGGAGACAGTGACCCCGGAGCCTGGCGCCCCAGGGACAGTGACCCCAGAGCCTGGTGCCGTGGAGACAGTCACCCAGGAGACAGTGACCCCAGAGCCTGGCGCCCCAGAGACAGTCACCCAGGAGACAGTGACCCCGGAGCCTGGCGCCCCAGGGACAGTGACCCCAGAGCCTGGTGCCGTGGAGACAGTCACCCAGGAGATAGTGACCCTGGAGACAGTGACCCTAGAGCCTGGCGCCCTGGAGACAGTGACCCTGGAAACTGACGCCCCGGAGACAGTGACCCAGGTGACTGGTGCCATGGAGACAGTGACCCAGGAGACTGGCGCCCCAGAGACAGTGACCCAAGAGGCTGAAGGACATGAGGCTT CACCTGCGGCCCCCCCTGCGGGAGAGAGGGATGCCGAGTGCGTGCTGGTGTGGGAGAAGAAGCCCACGCCCGAGGAGGCGGAGCGAGCCGAGCGCCTTCAGCTGCCCCCCACCTTCTTCTGCGGGGCGGGGAGCGACGAGGGCGAGAGGGACGAGCCCAGAGACTTTGAAACGGAGAAGAGAAAAGTGCGGGAAGACATG AAGATGAGAACTGAAAAGAGCGAGGTAGCAGACCCCATCGTCTCTAGCAGTAGCGACGCCCCGGCGGCAGAGGAACAGGTCACGCCCCACCCCGATTCTTCCAGCGAAGCCACCCCCGTCACCACGTCTGTTGCCCAGGACAGCGCCCCAATTGACCTGTCCACGAAAAAGGGCCCTGAGCCAGAGCCCGACTCTACTAGCCAAG aCCCTCCCGCTTCATTTGGTTTCACTGGTTTTAGCGAAGTCAAGGAATTCTCGTTCGCAGATCTGGCTAAGAGCGGCAACGACTTTGCTTTTGGGAAGCAAG ATGCCAACTTCTCCTGGGCAAATGCAGGGGCCACAGTGTTTGGTGCTGCTCCGGTGACCCAAAATGAAGGTGATGAAGAGGGCAGCGATGAGGAAGAGGCTGTGGGCTGCACTGCCATTCACTTTGAGCCTATCGTCTCACTGCCAGGG GTGGAGACCAAGTctggagaggaggatgaggagatCCTGTTTAAAGAGCGGACCAGGCTGTACCGGTGGGACCGCACCTTGAACCAATGGAAAGAGCGCGGGGTGGGGGACATCAAGATCCTCTATCACCCCCAAAAGAGGTTCTACCGCGTGCTGATGAGGCGCGACCAGGTGTTCAAGGTCTGTGCCAACCACACCATCACCCAGGGGATGGAGCTCATGCCCATGAACACCTCCAACAATGCTCTGGTGTGGACCGCCACAGACTACGCAG AGGGGAGCGCGCAGGTCGAGCAGCTGGCTGCGAAGTTCAAGACGGAGGAACTGGCGGGATGCTTCAGGAGGAAGTTTGAGGAGTGCCTGAGCCGCATGGCCCAGTCTGACTTCAGCCAGCTGTCTCGGGTCCTGGAGCATTCCCGGGAGGGGAACCCCATCGTGTTCTTCTGCGTCGCTGCCGACGGGGAGCCGCTGGGGAAGATCACCATGGAACTCTTCTCCCACATCGTGCCCAAGACTGCCGAGAACTTCCGGTCCCTGTGCACCGGGGAACGAGGACTCTGCTTCCGCAGCTCCATCTTCCACCGCATCATCCCAGACTTCATGTGTCAG GGTGGAGACATCACCAAGCAGGACGGGTCTGGAGGAATATCCATCTTTGGGGACAAATTTGAGGATGAGAACTTTGATGTGAAGCACACCGGCCCGGGCTTGCTGTCCATGGCAAACCGCGGCCGCGACACCAACAACTCCCAGTTCTTCATCACCATGAAGAAAGCAGAGCACCTAGATTTCAAGCACGTCGCCTTTGGCTTTGTCAAAGACGGCATGGACGTTGTGAAACTGATGGGAGAGCTCGGCACAAAGAACGGCCAGCCGAGTAAGAAGATAGTCGTTACTGATTGTGGACAGCTGCAGTAG